A single window of Aphidius gifuensis isolate YNYX2018 linkage group LG1, ASM1490517v1, whole genome shotgun sequence DNA harbors:
- the LOC122860717 gene encoding tripeptidyl-peptidase 2 isoform X4 has protein sequence MGEVVDCNFPVWGLLPKKETGVNQYLIKYPEYDGRGTVIAIFDSGVDPGAPGLQVTSDGKPKIIARFDCSGDGDVDTSTIVQSEEGYITGLTGRKLKIPFDWTNPSGDYHIGVKEAYHLYPSKLREKIISEKKKKYWDDGHKAALAEATRKLQEFELKNPNPTSIQDKLIKDELESRVDVLQSGEKKYQDAGPTYDCVVFNDGKNWKACIDTSEEGNLESGILLGEYSLTQEYAPLTQQDQLNISINIHEDGNILEIVGVCASHGTHVASIAAANFPENKELNGVAPGAQIISLTIGDNRIDPMETGTALVRAMIWIMKNNKKVDVINMSYGEQANWTNTGRLYELINEVVDKYGVTWVAAAGNFGPALCTIGTPPDVSSMNIISVGAYVSPDMMVAEYSLREKLPGMPYTWSSRGPMIDGGTGITVCAPGGAITSVPNFTLRQSQLMNGTSMASPHVAGAIALLICGLKFKNCKYSPYSLKRAIENSALFIDTLDVFAQGSGLLQVERAFENLVENCNAIERDVRFTINCGVNNSKGIHIRSGIIDRPKDFSITIEPVFIDTDNTDASCKINFNIRLSLVCDASWVQFPSHFELMNMSRSFTVRIDAVKLPSGVHTTTIRAYDVNNIDKGPVFLIPITIVQPMIIEKTMNLPDFHYSKILFKPNTIKRHFILVPDDATWAVIKIKSNDKEKTGRFALQAIQLKPRMASRTLQINKMLNITSQSETIQGFNVEGGLILEIVIAKYWANIGDINIDYSIEFHGINVINGNFIMQSGDGIHKLELRSSLRNEDIVPSITMKNLVQILRPIDNKLLPLGKRDIIPPARQIYELQLTYTFHLTKTCEITPNISLLSDLLYESEYESQLWMLYDTNKHLIHCGDAFPHKYTIKKLDKGDYTIKTHIRHEKKDLLEKLNDMSILLSQKLSSPINLDVYAHHSQAIIYGKKMVAATVPPGHILPVYIAPIANENKLSKGQPLGTYLSGSVTFCKDEARKKVDCYTFKYVLSEPAKKSPAVKTDDEKVSKWDEYQDTLRDVKCTWLAKLEATEHATALYNELRTSYPDHLPVHTAMLTSLDSPEARRLLPHDDLTESAITFADQIIDVADKVISSIDQEKLLAYYGMKHDQRTDATKIKTTMDKQKLLLIESFVKKGCAYARLYIHARKRGETEAALHLSAVTQAWNDVQKYAEATDNKVLILSLWHAHINKHYGRYLKLLLRYYEDKPLRDIDEKFAEISSIIGWEHWAKHITGTIPTRYPKAYRLF, from the exons atgggaGAAGTTGTTGATTGTAATTTTCCTGTTTGGGGATTATTGCCTAAAAAAGAGACTGGAGTTaatcaatatttgattaaatatccTGAATATGATGGACGAGGTACGGTTATTGCAATTTTTGATTCTGGTGTTGATCCTGGTGCTCCTGGTTTACAg gtGACAAGTGATGGTAAGCCCAAGATAATTGCAAGATTTGACTGCAGTGGAGATGGTGATGTTGACACCAGTACAATTGTCCAATCAGAAGAAGGATATATAACTGGTTTAACTGGTAGAAAGTTAAag ataCCTTTTGATTGGACAAATCCAAGTGGTGATTATCATATTGGTGTTAAAGAAGCATATCATCTTTATCCATCAAAATTacgtgaaaaaattatttctgaaaaaaaaaaaaaatattgggaTGATGGACATAAAGCTGCACTTGCTGAAGCAACAAGAAAACTTCAg gaatttgaattaaaaaatccaaatcCAACAAGTATTCAAGATAAACTTATCAAGGATGAACTTGAATCAAGAGTTGATGTACTTCaaagtggtgaaaaaaaatatcaagatgcTGGACCAACATATGattgtgttgtatttaatgatggtaaaaattgGAAAGCATGTATTGATACATCAGAAGAGGGTAATTTAGAAAGTGGTATATTACTTGGTGAATATTCATTAACACAAGAATACGCACCATTGACTCAACaagatcaattaaatatatcaataaatattcatgAGGATGGTAATATTCTAGAGATTGTTGGAGTATgtg caagTCATGGGACACATGTTGCATCAATTGCTGCTGCAAATTTTCcagaaaataaagaattaaatgGTGTTGCACCAGGTGCacaaataatatcattgacaATTGGTGATAATAGAATTGATCCAATGGAAACTGGTACAGCATTAGTACGTGCAATGATAtggattatgaaaaataataaaaaagttgatgtTATTAATATGTCATATGGTGAACAAGCAAATTGGACAAATACCGGTAGActttatgaattaataaatgaagtTGTTGATAAATACGGTGTAACATGGGTTGCTGCTGCTGGTAATTTTGGTCCAGCATTATGTACAATTGGTACACCACCAGATGTATCatcaatgaatataatatCAGTTGGTGCATATGTATCACCAGATATGATGGTTGCTGAATATTCCCTACGTGAAAAGCTGCCTGGTATGCCATATACATGGTCATCACGTGGTCCAATGATTGATGGTGGTACTGGTATAACAGTATGTGCACCTGGTGGTGCAATAACAAGTGTACCAAATTTTACATTACGTCAAAGTCAACTAATGAATGGTACAAGTATGGCAAGTCCACATGTTGCTGGTGCAATTGCATTATTAATATgtggtttaaaatttaaaaattgtaaatattcacCATACAGTTTAAAACGTGCTATTGAAAATTCagcattatttattgatacacTTGATGTATTTGCACAAGGTTCTGGTTTATTACAAGTTGAACGTGCATTTGAaaatcttgttgaaaattgtaaTGCGATTGAACGTGATGTTagatttacaataaattgtggtgttaataattcaaaaggtATACATATACGTTCTGGTATTATTGATAGACCAaaagatttttcaataacaattgAACCAGTATTTATTGATACTGATAATACAGATGCatcatgtaaaataaattttaatatacgtTTATCATTAGTATGTGATGCATCATGGGTACAATTTCCATCACATTTTGAATTAATGAATATGTCAAGATCATTTACAGTACGTATTGATGCTGTTAAGCTACCAAGTGGTGTACATACAACAACAATACGTGCAtatgatgttaataatattgataaaggaCCAGTATTTTTAATACCAATAACAATTGTACAAccaatgattattgaaaaaacaatgaatttaCCAGATTTTCATTAtagcaaaatattatttaaaccaaATACAATAAAACGTCATTTTATATTAGTTCCTGATGATGCAACATGGgctgttattaaaataaaaagtaatgataaagaaaaaactggTAGATTTGCATTACAAGCAATACAATTAAAACCACGTATGGCATCACGtacattacaaataaataaaatgttaaatataacATCACAATCAGAAACAATACAAGGTTTTAATGTTGAAGGTGGTTTAATACTTGAAATTGTTATTGCTAAATATTGGGCAAATATTggtgatattaatattgattatagCATTGAATTTCATGgtattaatgttattaatgGTAATTTTATAATGCAATCTGGTGATGGTATACATAAATTAGAATTACGTAGTTCATTAAGAAATGAAGATATTGTACCAAgtattacaatgaaaaatttggtACAAATATTACgtccaattgataataaattattaccacTTGGTAAACGTGATATAATACCACCAGCACGTCAAATATATGAATTACAATTAACGTATACATTCCATTTGACAAAAACATGTGAAATAACACCAAATATATCATTGTTATCTGATTTATTATATGAATCAGAATATGAAAGTCAATTATGGATGCTTTATGATACAAATAAACATCTTATTCATTGTGGTGATGCATTTCcacataaatatacaattaaaaaattggataAAGGAGATTATACTATTAAAACACATATtagacatgaaaaaaaagatttattagaaaaattaaatgacatgtcaatattattaagtcaaaaattatcatcaccaaTTAATCTTGATGTTTATGCTCATCATTCACAAGCTATTatttatggtaaaaaaatGGTTGCTGCAACTGTACCACCTGGACATATTTTACCAGTTTATATTGCACCAATTGCCAATGAAAACAA ATTATCAAAAGGACAACCATTGGGTACATATTTATCTGGTTCAGTGACATTTTGCAAAGATGAAGCtagaaaaaaagttgattGTTACACATTCAAGTATGTATTATCAGAGCCAGCTAAAAAATCACCAGCTGTTAAAACAGATGATGAAAAGGTCAGCAAATGGGATGAGTATCAAGACACACTGAGAGATGTCAAGTGTACTTGGCTAGCAAAATTag AAGCAACTGAACATGCAACAGCATTATACAATGAATTAAGAACAAGTTATCCTGATCATTTACCAGTTCATACAGCAATGTTAACATCATTAGATTCACCAGAAGCAAGACGTTTATTACCACATGATGATTTAACTGAAAGTGCAATAACATTTGCTGATCAAATAATTGATGTTGCTGATAAAGttatatcatcaattgatcaagaaaaattattagcatATTATGGAATGAAACATGATCAAAGAACAGATGctactaaaattaaaacaacaatggataaacaaaaattattattaattgaatcatttgttaaaaaagGTTGTGCATATGCTagattatatatacatgctaGAAAACGTGGTGAGACTGAGGCTGCATTACATTTATCAGCTGTTACACAAGCATGGAATGATGTACAAAAATATGCTGAAGCAACTGACAACAag gtaTTAATATTGTCATTGTGGCATGCACACATTAATAAACATTATGgtcgttatttaaaattacttttacgTTATTATGAAGACAAACCACTCAgagatattgatgaaaaatttgctGAAATATCAAGTATCATTGGGTGGGAACATTGGGCAAAACATATTACTGGAACAATACCTACACGTTATCCCAAGGCATATcgactattttaa
- the LOC122860717 gene encoding tripeptidyl-peptidase 2 isoform X3: MGEVVDCNFPVWGLLPKKETGVNQYLIKYPEYDGRGTVIAIFDSGVDPGAPGLQVTSDGKPKIIARFDCSGDGDVDTSTIVQSEEGYITGLTGRKLKIPFDWTNPSGDYHIGVKEAYHLYPSKLREKIISEKKKKYWDDGHKAALAEATRKLQEFELKNPNPTSIQDKLIKDELESRVDVLQSGEKKYQDAGPTYDCVVFNDGKNWKACIDTSEEGNLESGILLGEYSLTQEYAPLTQQDQLNISINIHEDGNILEIVGVCASHGTHVASIAAANFPENKELNGVAPGAQIISLTIGDNRIDPMETGTALVRAMIWIMKNNKKVDVINMSYGEQANWTNTGRLYELINEVVDKYGVTWVAAAGNFGPALCTIGTPPDVSSMNIISVGAYVSPDMMVAEYSLREKLPGMPYTWSSRGPMIDGGTGITVCAPGGAITSVPNFTLRQSQLMNGTSMASPHVAGAIALLICGLKFKNCKYSPYSLKRAIENSALFIDTLDVFAQGSGLLQVERAFENLVENCNAIERDVRFTINCGVNNSKGIHIRSGIIDRPKDFSITIEPVFIDTDNTDASCKINFNIRLSLVCDASWVQFPSHFELMNMSRSFTVRIDAVKLPSGVHTTTIRAYDVNNIDKGPVFLIPITIVQPMIIEKTMNLPDFHYSKILFKPNTIKRHFILVPDDATWAVIKIKSNDKEKTGRFALQAIQLKPRMASRTLQINKMLNITSQSETIQGFNVEGGLILEIVIAKYWANIGDINIDYSIEFHGINVINGNFIMQSGDGIHKLELRSSLRNEDIVPSITMKNLVQILRPIDNKLLPLGKRDIIPPARQIYELQLTYTFHLTKTCEITPNISLLSDLLYESEYESQLWMLYDTNKHLIHCGDAFPHKYTIKKLDKGDYTIKTHIRHEKKDLLEKLNDMSILLSQKLSSPINLDVYAHHSQAIIYGKKMVAATVPPGHILPVYIAPIANENKLSKGQPLGTYLSGSVTFCKDEARKKVDCYTFKYVLSEPAKKSPAVKTDDEKVSKWDEYQDTLRDVKCTWLAKLAPSIKATEHATALYNELRTSYPDHLPVHTAMLTSLDSPEARRLLPHDDLTESAITFADQIIDVADKVISSIDQEKLLAYYGMKHDQRTDATKIKTTMDKQKLLLIESFVKKGCAYARLYIHARKRGETEAALHLSAVTQAWNDVQKYAEATDNKVLILSLWHAHINKHYGRYLKLLLRYYEDKPLRDIDEKFAEISSIIGWEHWAKHITGTIPTRYPKAYRLF; encoded by the exons atgggaGAAGTTGTTGATTGTAATTTTCCTGTTTGGGGATTATTGCCTAAAAAAGAGACTGGAGTTaatcaatatttgattaaatatccTGAATATGATGGACGAGGTACGGTTATTGCAATTTTTGATTCTGGTGTTGATCCTGGTGCTCCTGGTTTACAg gtGACAAGTGATGGTAAGCCCAAGATAATTGCAAGATTTGACTGCAGTGGAGATGGTGATGTTGACACCAGTACAATTGTCCAATCAGAAGAAGGATATATAACTGGTTTAACTGGTAGAAAGTTAAag ataCCTTTTGATTGGACAAATCCAAGTGGTGATTATCATATTGGTGTTAAAGAAGCATATCATCTTTATCCATCAAAATTacgtgaaaaaattatttctgaaaaaaaaaaaaaatattgggaTGATGGACATAAAGCTGCACTTGCTGAAGCAACAAGAAAACTTCAg gaatttgaattaaaaaatccaaatcCAACAAGTATTCAAGATAAACTTATCAAGGATGAACTTGAATCAAGAGTTGATGTACTTCaaagtggtgaaaaaaaatatcaagatgcTGGACCAACATATGattgtgttgtatttaatgatggtaaaaattgGAAAGCATGTATTGATACATCAGAAGAGGGTAATTTAGAAAGTGGTATATTACTTGGTGAATATTCATTAACACAAGAATACGCACCATTGACTCAACaagatcaattaaatatatcaataaatattcatgAGGATGGTAATATTCTAGAGATTGTTGGAGTATgtg caagTCATGGGACACATGTTGCATCAATTGCTGCTGCAAATTTTCcagaaaataaagaattaaatgGTGTTGCACCAGGTGCacaaataatatcattgacaATTGGTGATAATAGAATTGATCCAATGGAAACTGGTACAGCATTAGTACGTGCAATGATAtggattatgaaaaataataaaaaagttgatgtTATTAATATGTCATATGGTGAACAAGCAAATTGGACAAATACCGGTAGActttatgaattaataaatgaagtTGTTGATAAATACGGTGTAACATGGGTTGCTGCTGCTGGTAATTTTGGTCCAGCATTATGTACAATTGGTACACCACCAGATGTATCatcaatgaatataatatCAGTTGGTGCATATGTATCACCAGATATGATGGTTGCTGAATATTCCCTACGTGAAAAGCTGCCTGGTATGCCATATACATGGTCATCACGTGGTCCAATGATTGATGGTGGTACTGGTATAACAGTATGTGCACCTGGTGGTGCAATAACAAGTGTACCAAATTTTACATTACGTCAAAGTCAACTAATGAATGGTACAAGTATGGCAAGTCCACATGTTGCTGGTGCAATTGCATTATTAATATgtggtttaaaatttaaaaattgtaaatattcacCATACAGTTTAAAACGTGCTATTGAAAATTCagcattatttattgatacacTTGATGTATTTGCACAAGGTTCTGGTTTATTACAAGTTGAACGTGCATTTGAaaatcttgttgaaaattgtaaTGCGATTGAACGTGATGTTagatttacaataaattgtggtgttaataattcaaaaggtATACATATACGTTCTGGTATTATTGATAGACCAaaagatttttcaataacaattgAACCAGTATTTATTGATACTGATAATACAGATGCatcatgtaaaataaattttaatatacgtTTATCATTAGTATGTGATGCATCATGGGTACAATTTCCATCACATTTTGAATTAATGAATATGTCAAGATCATTTACAGTACGTATTGATGCTGTTAAGCTACCAAGTGGTGTACATACAACAACAATACGTGCAtatgatgttaataatattgataaaggaCCAGTATTTTTAATACCAATAACAATTGTACAAccaatgattattgaaaaaacaatgaatttaCCAGATTTTCATTAtagcaaaatattatttaaaccaaATACAATAAAACGTCATTTTATATTAGTTCCTGATGATGCAACATGGgctgttattaaaataaaaagtaatgataaagaaaaaactggTAGATTTGCATTACAAGCAATACAATTAAAACCACGTATGGCATCACGtacattacaaataaataaaatgttaaatataacATCACAATCAGAAACAATACAAGGTTTTAATGTTGAAGGTGGTTTAATACTTGAAATTGTTATTGCTAAATATTGGGCAAATATTggtgatattaatattgattatagCATTGAATTTCATGgtattaatgttattaatgGTAATTTTATAATGCAATCTGGTGATGGTATACATAAATTAGAATTACGTAGTTCATTAAGAAATGAAGATATTGTACCAAgtattacaatgaaaaatttggtACAAATATTACgtccaattgataataaattattaccacTTGGTAAACGTGATATAATACCACCAGCACGTCAAATATATGAATTACAATTAACGTATACATTCCATTTGACAAAAACATGTGAAATAACACCAAATATATCATTGTTATCTGATTTATTATATGAATCAGAATATGAAAGTCAATTATGGATGCTTTATGATACAAATAAACATCTTATTCATTGTGGTGATGCATTTCcacataaatatacaattaaaaaattggataAAGGAGATTATACTATTAAAACACATATtagacatgaaaaaaaagatttattagaaaaattaaatgacatgtcaatattattaagtcaaaaattatcatcaccaaTTAATCTTGATGTTTATGCTCATCATTCACAAGCTATTatttatggtaaaaaaatGGTTGCTGCAACTGTACCACCTGGACATATTTTACCAGTTTATATTGCACCAATTGCCAATGAAAACAA ATTATCAAAAGGACAACCATTGGGTACATATTTATCTGGTTCAGTGACATTTTGCAAAGATGAAGCtagaaaaaaagttgattGTTACACATTCAAGTATGTATTATCAGAGCCAGCTAAAAAATCACCAGCTGTTAAAACAGATGATGAAAAGGTCAGCAAATGGGATGAGTATCAAGACACACTGAGAGATGTCAAGTGTACTTGGCTAGCAAAATTag ctccATCAATAA AAGCAACTGAACATGCAACAGCATTATACAATGAATTAAGAACAAGTTATCCTGATCATTTACCAGTTCATACAGCAATGTTAACATCATTAGATTCACCAGAAGCAAGACGTTTATTACCACATGATGATTTAACTGAAAGTGCAATAACATTTGCTGATCAAATAATTGATGTTGCTGATAAAGttatatcatcaattgatcaagaaaaattattagcatATTATGGAATGAAACATGATCAAAGAACAGATGctactaaaattaaaacaacaatggataaacaaaaattattattaattgaatcatttgttaaaaaagGTTGTGCATATGCTagattatatatacatgctaGAAAACGTGGTGAGACTGAGGCTGCATTACATTTATCAGCTGTTACACAAGCATGGAATGATGTACAAAAATATGCTGAAGCAACTGACAACAag gtaTTAATATTGTCATTGTGGCATGCACACATTAATAAACATTATGgtcgttatttaaaattacttttacgTTATTATGAAGACAAACCACTCAgagatattgatgaaaaatttgctGAAATATCAAGTATCATTGGGTGGGAACATTGGGCAAAACATATTACTGGAACAATACCTACACGTTATCCCAAGGCATATcgactattttaa